The proteins below come from a single Neospora caninum Liverpool complete genome, chromosome IX genomic window:
- a CDS encoding putative interferon gamma-inducible protein 30 codes for MAVRALVHVPLLFLGSLCGVAFGATTQDAVKVEILYESKCPFCFSWLKEELHPVVEQLGADVLQKANIVFDPLPFGNAKEISDGKGGFTFECQHGPTECYLNKVEACGLSIIGRENIKQWSDWLLCVEKSTAFPPDQPAVSSASALSTAEPPLLLGQRLVQQTRFALPSVSSPARSPSAAAAWFAGLSPLRQEQIRQALGSVRSSAEVPRAPDAGSVNLDETPGEKGDKAEGEEGAREEDEKTAALREDNKYEWVLCPVPTRTAFSDLLKIIVCSETPTGDKLVHAAAARTGKHDYVPWIRINGEHSVAAENSLRCGLCRAVDLAKAPVEMQDWCKQHETECMWQQGGSLEGRCYPEENPIRDEQARSLTGGGNDARLRARRQQEA; via the exons ATGGCCGTCCGGGCTTTGGTCCAcgttccgcttctttttctcggctctctctgcggagTCGCTTTCGGAGCAACGACTCAGGATGCAGTAAAGGTGGAGATTCTCTATGAATCG AAATGtcccttctgtttctcaTGGCTGAAGGAGGAACTGCACCCCGTTGTTGAACAGCTCGGCGCGGACGTTCTCCAAAAAGCGAACATCGTCTTCGATCCTCTGCCTTTTGGAAACGCCAAGGAAATCTCTGACGGCAAAGGAGGCTTCACCTTCGAGTGTCAG CATGGGCCAACGGAGTGTTACTTGAACAAAGTCGAG GCGTGCGGGCTGAGTATCATTGGCCGGGAGAACATCAagca GTGGTCAGACTGGCTTCTTTGTGTCGAAAAGTCTACGGCGTTCCCGCCCGACCagcccgctgtctcttcggcctcggcCCTCTCGACCGCGGAGCCGCCGCTGCTTCTCGGGCAGCGACTCGTTCAGCAGACTCGCTTTGCCCTCCCTTCGGTTTCCTCCCCCGCCcgttcgccttccgccgcgGCTGCCTGGTTCGCTGGATTGTCTCCGCTGAGGCAAGAACAGATCAGGCAGGCGCTTGGCAGCGTGCGTTCCTCTGCGGAAGTTCCGCGAGCTCCTGACGCCGGCTCCGTGAATCTGGACGAGACGcctggcgagaagggagacaaggcagagggcgaggaaggcgcgcgggaggaagatgagaagACAGCTGCGCTTCGGGAGGACAACAAGTACGAATGGGTGCTCTGTCCGGTGCCTACGCGCACCGCGTTTTCAGACCTCCTCAAGATTATTGTCTGCTCGGAGACTCCCACG GGCGACAAgcttgtgcatgcagccgctgcgCGGACAGGCAAACACGACTACGTCCCGTGGATCCGCATCAACGGCGAGCATTCG GTGGCGGCAGAGAACTCTCTGCGGTGCGGACTCTGCCGCGCAGTTGACCTCGCGAAGGCCCCGGTCGAGATGCAGGACTGGTGCAAGCAACACGAGACCGAGTGCATGTGGCAACAGGGCGGCAGCCTGGAAGGGCGATGCTATCCAGAGGAGAACCCGATCCGCGATGAGCAGGCTCGCTCTTTGACGGGTGGTGGCAACGATGCGAGGCtgcgggcgaggagacagcaggaggcCTAG
- a CDS encoding putative zinc finger MYND domain-containing protein, with protein sequence MEEGRAASTAAARSSRSDAPKAVEELVSKNLEEISQFWRCLEREGLETQRRCKKVDSQDLLLQFLHQMPSASSTAVDEGGQASATPLPVPLAPFPRHPGTGSAADAKAEAAKDAEVGKERQSPGTETPPAEAEAMKNAGEPHWIPGWIPLLQDALGNWSGDANAPPESPTAPSSPPCRIEEASAALAAQHYQLVFSTVMLRDSSWLASAIDMIAEAVSLLPDGLLAKAVEDERRKRIGASPGDASRPALAPKTEASPPGRSKAGKKAHGTGGDGRRAEEEEKEEAKVEALGRLIETECLMIMDDYFVNHFEARLKADNVSSPVPPLALASARKSASPANPSASPSSASPSSASSSPSVVVTTGIAALPASKEKRLFRAVAHLYLLGVLCSSEHCVAISRSLNSHPRLLRSLPPLLLLCAKRGGFLAAAVCRALLHFAATGSGRPERHAAETRRSGTETPPAGEAANREEATASEKTHQEARVGQEAAVGSACEEAGSGAPSGSCAASDGAKQLGNGAESAETQGEAKGEGANGETQRKDLIDLYGDTIITFLHLCLREQAVDPRGINALGFFFLAPAVPLLLQTVRLRERIMAPGEKGNRHQQVLGWYLEVLLKALTDPQFRILASGNLQLARYVCEVVLELAASAEGCTLLQSEHAAWELIMTKSIRGNEPVDREQIATLCMWGTSSSEGGCAYCLRSDNTIRFLRLFQSPHAEDVPLSPEAQAEANHLKQLHQELQRDLADAEKGVALRKRRQREARAQGAARTDGGQEDVAEHDAGREMRLALSPYLQRARQELEKRRAARKKRADEAEREREKLRREQSEKKAWDAEPLTSRRNEIARLWQAARDSVRERDGADAAQAGEKVDEARGDSAGRALDLSPALVCALACVGVQAPWLMRAVQLGCARSHREGTGTPHAQTLDGMSRKKGSRGKGDSVRSKASQKKQKEKTGRGQGDGDAEPGEPPSPRSGDVVGSSTGEAAAERGREGNALEAEETKATREGGDGARVTRQPAAAAPQPTEDVPARSRNATDAGKAETSRSSSPSPTSVSSLPTAPSPSAPVLSQPSPSSAGAPSPSGSVSPSSAGAPSPSGSASPSDGGLHARRDAGGASLGGSQDAKLVLTPCPACGLVEYCCEECRVKDLPLHLFICTAANPTAGA encoded by the exons ATGGAGGAAGGTCGCGCGGCGTCCACCGCTGCCGCCCGGTCGTCCCGCTCCGACGCGCCAAAGGCGGTTGAAGAGCTCGTGTCCAAAAATCTAGAGGAGATATCGCAGTTCTGGAGATGCCTCGAAAGGGAAGgactggagacgcagcgaagaTGCAAGAAAGTCGACTCGCAGGATCTCCTCCTGCAATTCCTCCACCAGATGCCGTCCGCGTCGTCGACTGCCGTGGACGAGGGAGGACAGGCGAGCGCTACCCCGCTGCCGGTACCGCTCGCTCCCTTTCCCCGACACCCGGGCACAGGCTCAGCGGCTGACGCcaaggccgaggcggcgaaagaTGCAGAAGTCGGCAAAGAGAGGCAATCCCccggaacggagacaccgccaGCAGAGGCCGAGGCCATGAAGAATGCCGGAGAGCCTCACTGGATCCCCGGATGGATTCCTCTCCTCCAGGACGCGCTGGGGAActggagcggagacgcgaacgccCCTCCGGAGTCTCCTACcgctccgtcgtctccgccctgCCGCATCGAGGAGGCTTCCGCGGCGCTCGCTGCGCAGCACTATCAGTTGGTTTTCTCGACTGTCATGCTCCGCGACTCCTCCTGGTTAGCCTCGGCGATCGACATGATTGCAGaggctgtctcgcttctccccgACGGCCTTCTGGCCAAGGCGGTCGAGGACGAAAGGCGGAAAAGGATCGGTGCATCGCCTGGCGACGCGTCCCGTCCCGCCCTCGCGCCGAAGAccgaggcgtctcctccgGGTCGGTCCaaagcggggaagaaggcccACGGCAccggaggcgacggcagacgcgccgaagaagaagaaaaggaggaagcaaaagtCGAGGCCCTCGGCCGACTCATCGAGACCGAGTGTCTGATGATTATGGACGATTACTTTGTAAACCACTTCGAAGCGAGACTGAAGG CAGACAATGTGTCTTCCCCGGTTCCTCCTCTGGCCCTCGCATCTGCGCGGAAatcggcgtctcctgcgaacccctccgcctctccttcctccgcctctccttcctccgcctcgtcctctccgtcggTGGTAGTGACGACTGGCATCGCAGCCCTCCCCgcaagcaaagagaagcggcTGTTCCGCGCAGTCGCCCACCTGTACCTTTTGGGcgttctctgttcctctgaGCACTGCGTGGCGATCTCTCGCTCGCTGAATTCGCACccacgccttcttcgctcgcttcctccccttcttctcctctgcgcAAAGCGCGGCGGATTCCTCGCTGCAGCGGTCTGCCGCGCGCTCCTCCACTTTGCGGCCACAGGCAGCGGCCGCCCCGAGAGgcacgcggcagagacgcgccgctcagggacggagacaccgccggCTGGCGAAGCGGCAAACCGGGAGGAAGCaacggcgagcgagaagacgcaccaggaagcgagagtgGGCCAGGAGGCAGCCGTCGGCTCGGCTTGCGAAGAGGCAGGTTCCGGCGCTCCATCAGGGTCGTGTGCAGCTTCTGACGGGGCAAAACAGCTAGGAAACGGTGCGGAATCCGCGGAAACGcaaggcgaggcgaaaggTGAAGGCGCGAACGGTGAAACGCAAAGGAAGGACTTGATAGATTTGTACGGCGACACAATCATCACGTTTTTGCATCTGTGTTTGCGGGAGCAAGCGGTCGATCCTCGAGGCATCAACGCCCTAgggttcttcttcctcgctcccgcAGTTCCACTCCTTTTGCAAACAGTGAGGCTCCGAGAACGAATCATGGCgccaggagaaaaaggcaaccGCCACCAGCAAGTCCTCGGATGGTACCTCGAAGTGCTTCTCAAA GCGCTGACCGACCCGCAGTTTCGCATATTGGCCTCGGGCAATCTCCAGCTTGCGCGCTACGTGTGCGAAGTTGTCCTGGAGCTGGCGGCTTCCGCGGAAGGCTGTACCCTTTTGCAGA GCGAACACGCAGCGTGGGAGTTGATCATGACCAAGAGCATCCGCGGGAATGAACCCGTCGACCGGGAACAGATCGCGACACTCTGCATGTGGGGCACCAGCAGCTCAGAAGGAG GCTGCGCGTACTGCCTCCGGTCGGACAACACCATCCGCTTCCTGCGGCTCTTCCAGTCGCCGCATGCGGAGGACGTGCCGCTCTCGCCCGAGGCGCAGGCGGAGGCGAATCACCTGAAGCAGTTGCACCAGGAACTGCAGAGGGACTTGgcggacgcagagaagggtgTAGCTCTgaggaagcggcgacagcgcgaggcgcgggCGCAGGGGGCGGCGCGGACTGACGGCGGCCAAGAAGACGTGGCGGAACACgacgcggggcgagagaTGCGCCTGGCCCTCTCGCCGTATCTCcagcgcgcgcggcaggagctggagaagcgacgcgcggcgcggaagaagcgggctgacgaagcggagagggaaCGGGAGAAGTTGCGCCGCGagcaaagcgagaaaaaggcttGGGACGCAGAGCCGCTCACGAGCCGACGGAACGAGATCGCTCGGCTCtggcaggcggcgcgcgacaGCGTGAGGGAGCGCGACGGAGCGGATGCCGCCCAGGCGGGCGAAAaggtcgacgaggcgaggggCGACTCGGCTGGCAGAGCTCTCGACTTGTCCCCCGCTCTCGTGTGCGCTCTGGCGTGCGTCGGTGTCCAGGCGCCGTGGCTGATGCGCGCCGTTCAACTCGGCTGCGCGAGATCCCACCGCGAAGGGACCGGGACGCCGCACGCCCAGACACTGGACGGCATGAGCCGGAAGAAGGGGAGTCGAGGGAAGGGAGACTCCGTGAGATCCAAGGCCAgtcagaagaaacagaaagagaagaccggcCGCGGacaaggcgacggagacgcggagccTGGCGAGCCCCCGTCTCCGAGGTCTGGCGACGTGGTTGGCAGCTCGaccggcgaggcagcggcggagcgcggtcgagaagggaacgcgctggaagccgaggagacaaaagcgactcgcgaaggcggagaTGGCGCGCGCGTCACGCGTCAGCCTGCTGCCGCTGCCCCGCAGCCGACTGAGGATGTTCCCGCACGCTCTcgaaacgcgacagacgcCGGCAAAGCCGAGACTTCCcggtcttcgtcgccgtctccaacgtctgtctcttcgcttccaactgcgccttcgccgtctgcgccgGTTCTCTCGCAGCCCTCACCCTCGTCTGCCGGTGCCCCGTCGCCCTCGGgctccgtctcgccctcgtctgcCGGTGCCCCGTCGCCCTCGggctccgcctcgccctcggatggcggcctgcatgcgcgcagagacgcggggGGGGCGAGCCTCGGCGGTTCCCAAGACGCGAAGCTCGTCCTCACGCCCTGTCCCGCGTGCGGCTTGGTGGAGTATTGCTGCGAGGAGTGTCGCGTCAAGGACTTGCCTCTGCATCTCTTCATCTGCACGGCGGCGAACCCGACTGCCGGCGCGTGA